A genomic stretch from Solanum stenotomum isolate F172 chromosome 8, ASM1918654v1, whole genome shotgun sequence includes:
- the LOC125872290 gene encoding uncharacterized protein LOC125872290 — translation MKTSNPQPAGPFFMHPVHWQVVDENLFKAVDEPVLWFSKLVNSENSQQPLTVPHDKIQYFEKGSPPSSYAHSPLFLGMTLPVTLHSSKLESMIGGAPGLLYSKTKTAMHIYWPSVGTFFKKSTMIDVWFQWKKHGPRHMLIVKVEEQGTGPSGAGAEPSGAGASKRPKLGGV, via the exons CATCAAATCCACAGCCAGCTGGCCCGTTTTTCATGCATCCAGTACATTGGCAAGTAGTTGATGAGAATCTGTTTAAGGCCGTCGACGAGCCTGTTCTATGGTTCAGCAAGCTGGTCAATTCAGAAAATTCACAACAGCCGCTTACTGTTCCACATGATAAAATACAGTACTTCGAGAAAGGAAGCCCTCCTTCCTCATATGCGCATTCTCCTCTGTTTCTAGGCATGACCCTACCTGTTACACTGCACAGTAGTAAACTAGAAAGCATGATTGGTGGTGCGCCAGGATTGCTGTATAGTAAAACCAAAACCGCAATGCATATATATTGGCCCTCCGTTGGCACGTTTTTTAAGAAATCAACCATGATTGATGTGTGGTTTCAATGGAAAAAACATGGTCCGAGACATATGCTAATAGTCAAAGTTGAAGAGCAAG GAACAGGGCCATCTGGAGCTGGAGCAGAGCCATCTGGAGCTGGAGCATCAAAACGTCCTAAACTAGGTGGCGTTTGA